From one Oceanimonas doudoroffii genomic stretch:
- a CDS encoding LysR family transcriptional regulator, protein MKHLDAFYLFVKVVQQGGFSHAAAQLGMPTATLSRRISTLEQVLGCKLLSRTTRKLQLTEEGRRYFERLHPLLSEMEQVTGDIQGQSQRMSGLIKVAAPIAISNTFLMDGIIEFCLQYPDIRIDLLQSNDYTSLLDTDLDVVFFSGELPDSSLHARQLGEVQYGLFASPGYLAQKGELGSPEELDQHHIIQCWPHRNWQLTDNQGRRFHLKPVARLSVNQMQAAVKAALKGLGIVNVPRHYVAHYTEAGLLRPVLPGWLGGKRPFHMVYHGRELAPVRLNAFIEFIDRHMRERLASTWVMAEEGKQE, encoded by the coding sequence ATGAAACATCTGGACGCCTTCTACCTGTTCGTCAAGGTGGTGCAGCAGGGCGGCTTTTCCCACGCCGCGGCACAACTCGGCATGCCCACCGCCACCCTCAGCCGGCGCATCTCCACCCTGGAGCAGGTGCTGGGCTGCAAGCTGCTCAGCCGCACCACCCGCAAGCTGCAGCTGACCGAGGAAGGCCGGCGTTATTTTGAACGGCTGCACCCGCTGCTGAGCGAAATGGAGCAGGTTACCGGCGACATTCAGGGCCAGAGCCAGCGCATGAGCGGGCTCATCAAGGTGGCCGCGCCCATCGCCATTTCCAACACTTTTCTGATGGATGGCATTATCGAGTTTTGCCTGCAATACCCGGACATTCGCATCGACTTGCTGCAAAGCAACGACTATACCAGCCTGCTGGATACCGATCTGGATGTGGTGTTCTTCAGCGGTGAACTGCCCGATTCCAGCCTGCATGCCCGTCAGCTGGGTGAGGTGCAATATGGCCTGTTCGCCTCCCCCGGCTACCTGGCGCAAAAGGGCGAGCTCGGCAGCCCCGAAGAGCTGGATCAACACCACATCATTCAGTGCTGGCCGCACCGCAACTGGCAGCTGACCGACAATCAGGGCCGGCGTTTTCATTTAAAGCCGGTGGCCAGGCTGTCGGTCAACCAGATGCAGGCGGCGGTCAAGGCCGCGCTCAAGGGGCTGGGCATCGTCAACGTGCCCCGCCACTACGTGGCCCATTATACCGAGGCGGGATTGCTGCGCCCGGTGCTGCCTGGCTGGCTGGGCGGCAAACGTCCCTTTCACATGGTCTATCACGGTCGGGAACTGGCACCGGTGCGGCTGAACGCCTTTATCGAGTTTATTGATCGGCACATGC
- a CDS encoding DUF2982 domain-containing protein: MKETQHIEPMSRRHGPTLILAGSAGLLVLLPLLYWLGNRGQLVLVFLLLACLVTLVLGLLKLREPVYSFSLSEDNLHFHHRIGGWSLHWSNIIRVDQPRVNSGLELVSLPYVGIKIRNYDEFLPLMTPRLIVHLLTEQRPLLAMGVRHGAIDRARLQDWLIEDNHYRSAAGRHYHGLAAMLGHRMSHLRELYGYDLLVHESNLDRDSADFVQLLRHYLATGPGALS, translated from the coding sequence GTGAAGGAAACACAGCACATAGAGCCCATGTCGCGCCGCCATGGTCCGACCCTGATCCTGGCCGGTAGCGCCGGCCTGCTGGTGTTGCTGCCGCTGCTCTACTGGCTCGGCAACCGCGGTCAGCTGGTGCTGGTGTTCTTGCTGCTGGCCTGCCTGGTAACCCTGGTGCTGGGCCTGCTCAAGCTGCGCGAGCCGGTATACAGCTTTTCACTGAGTGAAGACAATCTGCACTTTCATCACCGCATCGGTGGCTGGAGCCTGCACTGGAGCAACATTATTCGCGTGGATCAGCCAAGGGTAAACAGCGGCCTGGAGCTGGTGTCCCTGCCCTATGTGGGCATCAAAATTCGGAACTACGACGAATTTCTGCCGCTGATGACGCCCAGGCTGATTGTGCACCTGCTCACCGAGCAGCGCCCGCTGCTGGCCATGGGCGTGCGCCACGGCGCCATTGATCGCGCCCGGCTGCAGGACTGGCTGATCGAAGATAATCACTACCGCTCCGCCGCCGGTCGGCATTACCATGGCCTGGCCGCCATGCTGGGCCATCGCATGAGCCATTTGCGCGAGCTTTACGGTTACGATCTGCTGGTGCACGAGTCCAATCTGGATCGGGACAGCGCCGACTTTGTGCAATTATTACGCCATTACCTGGCCACTGGCCCCGGCGCCCTTTCCTGA